One genomic window of Halorhabdus sp. CBA1104 includes the following:
- a CDS encoding rhomboid family intramembrane serine protease produces the protein MTTCDVCSTQTNMPYHCKHCGGTFCAEHRLPENHDCPGLEDWGDPEGVFDSGFDESVTTGSGSTTSSSRSTLDRLKPDTGPGGVLGYFRGNMTYVFLILMAVTFFAQELFKAFFVEFKQVPGGIITTTPEAWDLYHTIFTLQPGNPEYVWTWFTSIFAHGGVSHIVVNGIVIFFFGRLVEQYIGSRDFTLLFLGSGVLAGLGQIAIMSIQGNLAPVLGASGAALAIMGVLTVLNPDLRVYLYFIFPIPIWMLTIGLVAINVLGIFGTGGQGVANVAHLVGLAIGLIYGRRVQSQIRVPNQLQFGGGPGGPGGPGGPGRRRGPF, from the coding sequence ATGACGACCTGTGACGTCTGTAGCACACAGACGAACATGCCGTATCACTGCAAACACTGCGGTGGGACTTTCTGCGCCGAACATCGCCTGCCCGAGAATCACGACTGTCCGGGCCTAGAGGATTGGGGTGACCCAGAAGGTGTCTTCGATAGCGGGTTCGACGAGAGTGTGACGACTGGCAGCGGGTCCACTACCAGTTCGTCGAGGAGTACGTTGGACCGCTTGAAGCCCGACACTGGACCAGGTGGTGTCCTCGGATACTTCCGTGGGAACATGACCTACGTGTTCCTGATCCTGATGGCAGTAACGTTCTTTGCCCAGGAGCTGTTCAAGGCGTTCTTCGTCGAATTCAAACAGGTTCCAGGGGGAATAATCACGACCACACCGGAGGCCTGGGACCTCTATCACACGATCTTTACCCTCCAGCCTGGCAATCCCGAGTACGTCTGGACGTGGTTCACGTCGATCTTCGCCCACGGTGGGGTCAGCCACATCGTCGTCAACGGGATCGTGATCTTCTTTTTCGGCCGTCTGGTCGAGCAGTACATCGGCTCCAGAGACTTCACACTGCTATTTTTGGGAAGTGGTGTCCTGGCCGGTCTCGGCCAGATCGCGATCATGTCGATACAGGGGAATCTGGCACCCGTCCTCGGCGCGTCGGGTGCCGCCCTGGCGATCATGGGCGTGCTGACGGTGTTGAACCCTGACCTGCGCGTGTACTTGTACTTCATCTTCCCGATCCCGATCTGGATGTTGACGATCGGCCTGGTCGCGATCAACGTCCTCGGTATCTTCGGCACGGGCGGACAAGGCGTCGCCAACGTGGCCCACCTGGTCGGACTGGCAATTGGACTTATCTATGGCCGACGCGTCCAGAGCCAGATCCGAGTCCCCAACCAGTTGCAGTTCGGCGGTGGCCCGGGCGGTCCCGGCGGCCCTGGCGGTCCCGGTCGCCGTCGCGGCCCGTTCTGA
- a CDS encoding DUF5788 family protein — translation MHDYERKQLLERIEREGATVGTEIPETIEIDGEPLSLHAFVFETRQRDSIPPAHRERVEDVKTTLRRERGARKERLESADLSRETGEGLAESIVGIDRALNALNDLGSADLEQERAAAETADQKRWVRFLKQALGQDDTDDRRAQGGVEP, via the coding sequence GTGCACGACTACGAGCGCAAGCAACTCCTCGAACGGATCGAGCGCGAGGGGGCCACGGTCGGGACCGAGATTCCCGAGACCATCGAGATCGACGGGGAGCCCCTCAGCCTGCACGCGTTCGTCTTCGAGACGCGACAGCGCGACTCCATCCCGCCGGCCCACCGCGAGCGTGTCGAGGACGTCAAGACGACGCTCAGACGCGAACGAGGAGCCCGCAAGGAACGCCTCGAATCTGCGGATCTATCCCGGGAGACCGGCGAGGGACTCGCCGAATCGATCGTCGGCATCGACCGGGCGCTGAACGCCCTGAACGATCTCGGCTCTGCCGATCTCGAACAGGAACGGGCGGCCGCCGAAACGGCCGACCAGAAGCGTTGGGTGCGATTCCTCAAGCAGGCACTCGGCCAAGACGACACCGACGATCGACGGGCACAGGGTGGTGTCGAGCCATGA
- a CDS encoding endonuclease V, which yields MESVRPEFVPDPSLSHEAMKALQRDIADAAVFDDDFDFDPAAVAVDSPVELLDDTQQRLTDDGPIVAGVDQAFLDDGDRALSAVVALQDGAIVDRTHAVVDTEIPYIPGLLSFREGGAILAALSNLTVEPDLLVVDGSGRIHFREAGLATHVGVTVDVPAIGVAKNLLCGTPVESIPDRMPAGERVPIAADADVTAESGTVIGHAVQTRQYESGSTSINPLSVSPGHRVCAATAADLVTQCAGGYKLPEPTRLADRAADRHKRECLDG from the coding sequence ATGGAGTCCGTTCGCCCCGAGTTCGTCCCCGATCCGTCGCTGTCTCACGAGGCGATGAAAGCCCTTCAGCGTGACATCGCCGACGCCGCAGTTTTCGACGATGATTTCGACTTCGATCCGGCGGCGGTCGCCGTCGATTCGCCCGTCGAACTGCTCGACGACACCCAGCAGCGACTCACGGACGACGGTCCGATCGTCGCCGGCGTCGATCAGGCGTTTCTCGACGACGGCGACCGCGCCCTGAGTGCCGTCGTCGCCCTGCAGGACGGGGCAATCGTCGACCGGACGCACGCAGTCGTCGACACCGAAATCCCGTACATTCCTGGCCTTCTGAGTTTCCGCGAGGGCGGAGCCATTCTGGCCGCGCTCTCGAATCTCACTGTCGAACCCGATCTTCTGGTCGTCGACGGGAGCGGTCGCATTCACTTCCGGGAGGCGGGGCTGGCGACCCACGTCGGTGTGACCGTCGACGTCCCGGCGATCGGTGTCGCGAAGAACCTGCTCTGTGGGACGCCGGTCGAGTCGATCCCCGACCGCATGCCGGCGGGCGAGCGCGTTCCGATCGCGGCCGACGCGGACGTGACCGCCGAGTCAGGGACGGTCATCGGCCACGCCGTCCAGACCCGTCAGTACGAGTCCGGGTCGACGTCGATCAATCCGCTGTCCGTCAGTCCCGGCCATCGCGTGTGCGCGGCGACGGCTGCTGACCTCGTGACCCAGTGTGCTGGCGGGTACAAACTCCCGGAGCCGACACGACTCGCCGACCGGGCGGCCGACCGGCACAAACGTGAGTGCCTCGATGGGTAG
- a CDS encoding SDR family NAD(P)-dependent oxidoreductase yields the protein MDDRIALITGCSSGIGRASAERFLEEDWTVYATARDTDDLADLAEAGAETANLDVTNARAVERVVDRIVDEQGRIDCLVNNAGYGQFGPVEDVPTDGFHDQFDVNVYGPHRLTRAVLPHMRDREAGTIINVSSLYGRITTPGMGVYSASKFALEAMSDALRAEVDPHGIDVVLVEPGVVETDFADTADATRERLEESGAYEAVYEGQDDRRAIEYDGLFGIPPEDVATAIFDAAAMTDPDPRYAIGRGAKLILALRYLPDRWRDAAFRLVRKATSLGR from the coding sequence ATGGACGACCGTATCGCACTCATCACGGGCTGTTCCTCGGGCATCGGCCGGGCCAGCGCCGAACGGTTCCTCGAAGAAGACTGGACGGTCTATGCGACTGCCCGGGACACTGACGACCTCGCCGACCTCGCCGAGGCCGGCGCGGAGACGGCAAATCTGGACGTGACGAACGCGCGCGCGGTCGAGCGCGTCGTCGATCGGATCGTCGACGAACAGGGCCGGATCGACTGTCTGGTCAACAACGCCGGGTACGGCCAGTTTGGCCCCGTCGAGGACGTGCCGACCGACGGCTTCCACGATCAGTTCGACGTGAACGTCTACGGTCCACACCGCTTGACGCGGGCAGTGTTGCCCCACATGCGCGACCGAGAGGCGGGGACGATCATCAACGTCTCGAGTCTGTACGGTCGGATCACCACGCCCGGGATGGGCGTCTACTCGGCCTCGAAGTTCGCTCTCGAAGCGATGAGCGACGCCCTCCGTGCCGAGGTCGACCCACACGGAATCGACGTCGTGCTGGTCGAGCCGGGTGTCGTCGAGACGGACTTTGCCGACACGGCAGACGCCACCCGCGAGCGACTCGAAGAATCCGGCGCCTACGAGGCGGTCTACGAGGGCCAGGACGATCGCCGAGCCATCGAGTACGACGGCCTGTTCGGAATCCCTCCGGAAGACGTCGCGACTGCCATCTTCGACGCCGCGGCGATGACTGATCCGGACCCACGCTACGCGATCGGGCGCGGCGCGAAGCTGATCCTGGCGTTGCGATATCTCCCCGACCGGTGGCGAGACGCTGCCTTCCGCCTGGTACGGAAGGCGACGAGCCTCGGGCGATGA
- a CDS encoding glycerate kinase has translation MIADRDRLAKTPAHEVALASIEAGIEAATPQHVLRESLIVEDDILTVADSEYDLEAYDSVVVLGGGKAADMVARELERTLEGYLDRGLVVSTTPVATETVETAAGSHPIPDEASLEGARRVFQRAKGLGEGTLVLAPITGGGSALLALPAGDITLVDLQDATEQLVESGASIREINAVRKHCSAIKGGGLARVAAPATVVGLLFSDVVGDDPGVIASGPTAVDETTYADALDILDRYDVGVPAPVRAHLEAGAAGERAETPAESAALAHVDNHVLADAWTALEAARDAAREAGYEPLVVSSRVRGEATEAALSQLAIAAESAATGTPVEPPAVLLSGGETTVSVTGNGDGGPNLEFALRVAIERPERVVCASVDTDGEDGGTDIAGAIVDGQTLENPQRGRAALVENDALRPLEASDAVIETGPTGTNVNDLRVFVINE, from the coding sequence ATGATCGCCGATCGCGATCGGCTGGCGAAGACGCCGGCCCACGAGGTTGCACTCGCTTCCATCGAGGCGGGGATCGAGGCGGCGACGCCCCAGCACGTCTTGCGAGAGTCACTCATCGTCGAGGACGACATTCTCACTGTCGCCGACAGCGAGTACGACCTCGAGGCCTACGACTCGGTGGTCGTCCTCGGCGGTGGCAAAGCAGCCGATATGGTCGCACGCGAACTCGAACGAACACTTGAGGGGTACCTCGACCGGGGGCTTGTTGTCTCGACGACCCCAGTCGCGACGGAGACCGTCGAGACGGCAGCCGGCAGCCATCCCATCCCGGACGAAGCCAGCCTGGAAGGCGCTCGACGCGTCTTCCAACGGGCGAAGGGATTGGGCGAGGGGACGCTGGTTCTGGCCCCGATCACGGGTGGTGGCAGCGCGCTGTTGGCGTTGCCGGCTGGCGATATTACGCTCGTGGATCTGCAGGATGCGACCGAGCAGTTGGTCGAGAGCGGGGCCTCGATTCGTGAGATCAACGCTGTCCGCAAGCACTGCTCGGCGATCAAGGGTGGCGGCCTGGCCAGGGTGGCCGCGCCAGCGACAGTGGTCGGACTCCTCTTTTCAGATGTCGTCGGTGACGATCCCGGCGTGATCGCCAGCGGACCGACCGCCGTCGACGAGACGACCTACGCGGACGCCCTCGATATCTTGGACCGCTACGACGTGGGCGTGCCCGCGCCGGTCCGTGCACATCTCGAAGCTGGTGCCGCCGGTGAGCGTGCGGAGACGCCGGCCGAGTCCGCGGCACTGGCTCACGTCGACAATCACGTCCTCGCCGATGCCTGGACCGCGCTGGAAGCGGCCCGCGATGCCGCCCGCGAGGCCGGCTACGAGCCCCTGGTCGTTTCCTCCCGGGTCCGGGGCGAGGCGACCGAGGCCGCCCTGTCACAACTGGCGATCGCAGCGGAGTCGGCGGCGACCGGCACACCGGTCGAACCGCCCGCCGTCCTCCTTTCGGGGGGCGAGACGACAGTTTCGGTCACGGGCAACGGCGATGGCGGACCGAACCTGGAGTTCGCGCTCCGGGTGGCCATCGAGCGACCGGAGCGGGTCGTCTGTGCCAGCGTCGACACCGACGGCGAGGACGGCGGGACCGATATCGCGGGGGCGATCGTCGACGGGCAGACGCTCGAAAACCCCCAGCGTGGCCGGGCGGCACTGGTCGAAAACGATGCGTTGAGGCCTCTCGAAGCGAGCGACGCGGTGATCGAAACCGGGCCGACGGGAACCAACGTCAATGACTTGCGCGTGTTCGTGATCAACGAGTAG